The Marinilongibacter aquaticus genome has a window encoding:
- a CDS encoding glycoside hydrolase family 9 protein — MRIILFVCFVFSFGSHAFGQDVVFRINLAGYPENGPKRALVLCRKNIDIETVELKRIDSQETKALKVERLAHTWAPFESSFELDFSEEKTEGEFVIEIPQLNLRSEQFSIGPYAAWQEDMLGFMQSQRCGFNPYLKVECHQKDGLSFYGKVPDSTLVDARGGWHDAGDQLKYLITGSNATARMLLAYQEYPSQFADGKQADGLPGANGLPDILDEAIWGLDWLFKLHPEADVLYHQVADDRDHHGFKLPQEDNADYGWGKNDYRPVYAATGTPQGLGKYKSKATGLANVAGRSAAAMALAYQIFKDFPEKVDYAKKCLKAAEELYLLGIEKLGYQQGNSFGAPYRYEENTWADDMEWAAAELYKSTGQKRYLKDARVFAKEIGTWSWMERDSANHYEMYPFVNIGHYALWRAGKRKDKALAKAYFAHNLEKIAEKAGKNDYGVGHLFIWCSNNLAAAAATEALLYKKMSGSEQYDKLFQNHVNWLLGLNPWGTSMLTGLPEKADSPEDVHMPFAQILGARIKGSLVDGPISSVIYDNMLGITLSKEDEYADFQPDHIRYHDDFADYSTNEPTMDGTADMLMLMAHLNQH; from the coding sequence ATGAGGATAATTCTGTTTGTGTGTTTTGTGTTTTCATTTGGCTCACATGCTTTCGGGCAAGATGTTGTGTTTCGCATAAATCTAGCCGGCTATCCTGAAAATGGGCCGAAAAGGGCTTTGGTGCTTTGTCGCAAGAATATCGACATCGAAACCGTGGAATTGAAGCGGATAGATTCACAGGAGACAAAGGCCTTGAAAGTCGAACGATTGGCACATACTTGGGCTCCGTTTGAAAGCTCTTTTGAGCTTGATTTTAGCGAAGAAAAAACCGAAGGTGAATTTGTGATTGAAATACCGCAACTGAATTTGAGGTCAGAACAATTCAGTATTGGGCCATATGCGGCTTGGCAAGAAGATATGCTGGGTTTCATGCAAAGTCAGCGATGCGGGTTTAATCCTTATTTAAAAGTGGAATGCCATCAAAAAGACGGCTTGAGTTTTTACGGGAAAGTGCCCGACAGCACCTTGGTGGATGCCCGCGGAGGTTGGCACGATGCTGGAGACCAATTGAAATATTTAATAACCGGTAGTAATGCCACGGCCCGTATGTTGCTGGCTTATCAGGAATATCCGAGCCAATTTGCAGATGGAAAACAGGCGGACGGCTTGCCGGGAGCAAACGGTTTGCCCGATATACTCGACGAAGCTATTTGGGGTTTAGATTGGCTGTTCAAGCTACATCCAGAAGCGGATGTGCTGTATCATCAAGTGGCGGATGACAGGGATCATCATGGCTTCAAATTGCCACAAGAAGACAATGCCGACTACGGTTGGGGAAAAAACGATTATCGCCCGGTGTATGCCGCAACGGGTACTCCACAGGGTTTGGGAAAATACAAAAGCAAAGCTACGGGTTTGGCCAATGTGGCTGGGCGTTCTGCGGCGGCCATGGCGTTGGCCTATCAAATTTTCAAGGATTTTCCTGAAAAAGTGGATTATGCTAAAAAATGTTTGAAAGCCGCCGAAGAGCTCTATTTGTTGGGGATTGAAAAATTGGGTTATCAACAGGGCAATTCATTTGGTGCCCCATATCGTTACGAAGAGAATACTTGGGCCGATGACATGGAATGGGCGGCCGCTGAATTGTATAAATCAACTGGGCAGAAAAGATACTTGAAAGACGCACGCGTTTTTGCCAAAGAAATCGGTACCTGGTCGTGGATGGAACGCGATTCGGCGAATCACTACGAAATGTATCCTTTCGTCAATATTGGCCATTATGCTCTCTGGCGAGCAGGAAAAAGAAAGGATAAGGCATTGGCCAAAGCGTATTTTGCCCATAATTTGGAAAAGATCGCCGAAAAAGCGGGCAAGAACGATTACGGTGTGGGGCATTTATTCATTTGGTGTTCCAATAATTTGGCAGCTGCGGCGGCCACCGAAGCTCTCTTGTACAAGAAAATGTCGGGTAGCGAGCAGTACGATAAGCTTTTTCAGAATCACGTCAACTGGCTTTTGGGCCTCAATCCGTGGGGAACAAGTATGCTTACGGGTTTGCCAGAGAAAGCCGATTCGCCCGAAGATGTGCACATGCCCTTTGCTCAAATTTTGGGAGCGAGAATAAAGGGAAGTTTGGTGGACGGGCCCATCTCTTCTGTGATTTACGACAATATGTTGGGCATTACACTTTCGAAGGAAGATGAGTATGCAGATTTTCAACCGGATCACATCCGTTATCACGACGATTTTGCAGATTATTCGACCAATGAACCCACCATGGATGGCACGGCAGATATGCTCATGCTCATGGCCCATCTGAATCAACATTGA
- a CDS encoding glycosyltransferase: protein MGKSIEISFVVPVFNRPNEVKELLESMCQQRVGGFEVVIVEDGSTSTAEEVCENYSNRLNLKYFFKANSGPGQSRNYGCERASGNYIVFLDSDCILPNRYFEHLCRALDKEYTDAFGGPDAAHPDFTAWQKAINYSMTSFFTTGGIRGKSEKLGKFHPRSFNMGYSREVFEKTGGFSKMRFGEDIDMSIRILELGFTTRLIPEAFVFHKRRSTLRQFFKQVFNSGVARINLYKRHPKTLKLVHFAPSIFVLGTLFFLFLGLFYSPFFFWPLCCHAALLLADSTFRNKSLFIGLLSVLTSYVQLFGYGLGFLWSFWKRIVLQKEEFSAYEKTFYD, encoded by the coding sequence ATGGGGAAAAGCATTGAAATATCGTTTGTTGTACCTGTTTTCAACCGCCCAAATGAGGTGAAAGAGTTGCTGGAAAGCATGTGTCAGCAGCGTGTTGGTGGCTTTGAGGTGGTGATTGTAGAAGACGGTTCCACATCCACGGCCGAAGAAGTATGCGAAAACTACAGCAATAGGCTGAACTTGAAATATTTTTTCAAGGCTAATTCTGGTCCGGGTCAAAGTCGAAATTATGGCTGCGAGCGGGCGTCGGGAAATTATATCGTTTTTTTAGATTCAGATTGTATTTTGCCCAATCGCTACTTCGAACACCTTTGCAGGGCATTGGACAAAGAATACACGGACGCCTTTGGTGGCCCAGATGCGGCCCATCCCGATTTTACGGCTTGGCAAAAGGCCATCAATTATTCCATGACCTCTTTTTTTACTACGGGAGGTATCCGTGGCAAAAGTGAAAAATTGGGCAAATTTCATCCGCGGAGCTTCAACATGGGCTACTCGCGAGAGGTTTTTGAAAAAACGGGCGGTTTTTCGAAAATGCGATTTGGTGAAGACATCGACATGAGTATTCGTATTTTGGAATTGGGTTTCACTACGCGACTTATTCCCGAAGCTTTTGTCTTTCACAAAAGAAGGAGTACTCTACGTCAATTTTTCAAACAGGTATTCAATTCGGGAGTGGCTCGGATAAATTTGTACAAACGCCATCCCAAAACACTTAAACTGGTGCATTTTGCCCCGTCCATTTTTGTGTTGGGCACGCTTTTCTTTCTTTTTCTTGGGCTTTTCTATTCTCCATTCTTTTTCTGGCCATTGTGCTGCCATGCGGCTTTGCTGCTCGCCGATTCTACTTTTCGAAACAAAAGCCTTTTCATTGGACTGCTTTCGGTTTTGACAAGCTATGTGCAGCTTTTCGGTTATGGTTTGGGCTTTTTGTGGTCGTTTTGGAAACGCATTGTGCTGCAAAAAGAAGAGTTTTCGGCTTATGAAAAGACCTTCTACGATTAA
- a CDS encoding dioxygenase family protein has translation MGNLKELQNFAEGLKKQDVMMPVLFTSHGNPMDIPLDREERPFWKALYELGLSLQKQYELKGVVVVSAHWCTRGTFVNSSYEQTQIYDYYGFPEEYYEPKYQAHGAPEIAHEIKKIVPEVQETSEWGLDHGAWPMLMHLFPEGNVPVFQLSIDYYASPEYHFALGRQLQSLREKGVLIIGSGSLIHNLRLAMQKMRAHDNTPYGWEAEYDAWLKEQINLRNVDALINYESSHKLGKLAAPTPDHFVPVLYTLGLMNNRDAIQYFYDESVSVPAFSERSFILKPE, from the coding sequence ATGGGAAATTTAAAAGAACTTCAGAATTTTGCCGAAGGCTTGAAGAAACAGGACGTAATGATGCCCGTTTTGTTCACTTCGCACGGTAACCCCATGGATATTCCTCTTGACCGCGAGGAACGCCCGTTTTGGAAAGCCTTGTATGAACTCGGTTTGTCTTTGCAAAAACAGTACGAATTGAAGGGCGTTGTGGTAGTTTCGGCACACTGGTGCACACGGGGTACATTTGTCAATTCGTCATACGAACAAACACAGATATACGATTATTACGGTTTTCCTGAAGAATACTACGAACCCAAATACCAAGCTCACGGAGCACCCGAAATAGCACATGAGATAAAGAAAATTGTGCCTGAGGTGCAAGAAACCAGCGAATGGGGTTTGGATCATGGAGCGTGGCCGATGCTGATGCACTTGTTTCCTGAAGGCAATGTGCCTGTATTTCAACTGAGTATAGATTATTACGCATCACCAGAATATCATTTTGCACTGGGACGACAATTGCAAAGTTTACGCGAAAAAGGAGTGTTAATCATTGGGAGTGGCTCATTGATTCACAATTTGCGTTTGGCCATGCAGAAAATGCGGGCACACGACAATACACCTTATGGTTGGGAAGCGGAGTACGATGCGTGGTTGAAAGAACAGATCAATCTCAGGAATGTGGATGCCTTGATCAATTACGAAAGCAGCCACAAATTGGGCAAATTGGCCGCTCCTACGCCAGATCATTTCGTACCTGTTTTGTATACTTTGGGTTTGATGAATAATCGGGATGCTATTCAGTATTTTTATGACGAATCGGTAAGTGTACCGGCTTTCAGCGAAAGAAGTTTTATTTTGAAACCGGAGTAG
- a CDS encoding DUF2490 domain-containing protein: MKNLPICLLCICTIFCARIGFAQENEKYTDAWFMLLNNVKFNERWSAGNELHWRCTDFLSTKEQLLIRPYLNFALQKTWVLTAGYTFIQSYPYTADALPRGKPEHNIWEQMLLTHSIGNTNLSHRFRLENRFQGLLSERATGDFYVDHYTFSNRFRYRFTFRFPLNEAYFVHAFNELWIKMDKGLRYPNYDRNWLYLGLGRQIAKSGNIQLAYMHQNVRRSAVQYEVHPTVQFTFQYDFDFSDARLD, translated from the coding sequence ATGAAAAATTTACCGATCTGCCTACTTTGCATTTGTACTATTTTTTGTGCTCGAATAGGTTTTGCCCAAGAGAATGAAAAATATACAGATGCTTGGTTTATGCTTTTGAACAACGTGAAATTCAATGAGCGGTGGTCTGCGGGCAATGAATTGCATTGGCGGTGCACCGATTTTCTTTCGACAAAGGAGCAATTGCTCATTCGGCCTTACCTCAACTTCGCTTTGCAAAAAACTTGGGTGCTTACCGCGGGCTACACTTTTATCCAGTCATATCCTTATACGGCCGATGCATTACCAAGAGGAAAACCCGAGCACAATATATGGGAGCAGATGCTCTTAACGCACAGTATTGGAAATACAAACCTATCGCATAGGTTTCGCCTCGAAAACCGCTTTCAAGGGCTTTTGTCCGAGCGGGCTACTGGTGATTTTTATGTCGATCACTATACATTCTCCAATCGGTTCAGGTACAGGTTTACTTTTAGATTCCCTTTAAATGAGGCCTATTTTGTACATGCATTCAATGAACTTTGGATCAAAATGGACAAGGGTTTACGGTATCCGAATTACGACAGAAATTGGCTTTATTTGGGCTTGGGCAGGCAGATTGCCAAAAGTGGGAATATTCAGTTGGCGTATATGCACCAGAATGTCCGTCGCTCTGCTGTGCAATACGAGGTGCATCCTACGGTGCAGTTTACGTTCCAATACGATTTTGATTTCTCAGACGCTCGCTTGGATTAA
- a CDS encoding sugar phosphate isomerase/epimerase family protein codes for MKSTVNRRKFLGAASALAGAAILPKSSVFGMPSIIDNFGNSGSKIKGVQIGVITYSFREMPDQSAEATLDYIRKSGITAIELMGGPAEDFAGAPKNTFDASGIYPLYRKRQAGEDLTAAEKKKLEDFQAARKAHAEELSQWRLKAPMQKFEEFRKMYNKAGIKIYAFKPSAFGKENSDAEIEYGMKAAKLLGASHVTLEHPSDDAHTLRLGKIGEKVGMKIGYHGHEQQTPTFWDTAIQQSPANGMNLDFGHFVAAGNANPVEFVQAKHEHIFSMHVKDRKTRAHGGANLPWGEGDTPIPAVLKLMQKNKYKFPATVELEYKIPEGSNSVEEVKKCLEFCKRALG; via the coding sequence ATGAAGAGTACTGTGAATAGACGTAAATTCCTAGGGGCGGCGTCTGCCTTGGCCGGTGCGGCCATATTGCCCAAATCGAGCGTGTTTGGCATGCCTTCCATTATCGATAATTTTGGCAATTCCGGTTCGAAAATAAAAGGTGTACAAATTGGAGTGATCACGTATTCTTTTCGTGAAATGCCCGATCAAAGTGCCGAAGCCACGCTGGATTACATACGTAAAAGCGGGATTACAGCCATTGAACTGATGGGTGGTCCTGCAGAAGATTTTGCGGGTGCTCCCAAAAATACATTCGACGCCAGCGGCATTTATCCGCTGTATCGAAAAAGACAAGCTGGAGAAGACTTGACTGCTGCGGAAAAGAAAAAACTAGAAGATTTTCAGGCTGCTCGTAAGGCTCATGCAGAAGAGCTGAGCCAATGGCGTTTGAAAGCTCCCATGCAGAAATTCGAAGAGTTTCGTAAAATGTACAACAAAGCGGGAATCAAAATATATGCCTTCAAACCCAGTGCCTTTGGCAAGGAGAATTCGGATGCCGAAATCGAGTACGGCATGAAAGCGGCCAAGTTGCTGGGAGCCAGCCATGTGACGCTCGAGCACCCAAGCGATGATGCACATACTTTGAGACTGGGCAAAATTGGCGAAAAGGTGGGAATGAAAATTGGCTACCACGGACACGAGCAGCAAACTCCTACTTTTTGGGATACGGCTATTCAACAATCGCCAGCCAATGGAATGAATCTTGATTTTGGGCATTTTGTGGCCGCGGGCAATGCCAACCCTGTCGAATTTGTGCAAGCGAAACACGAGCATATTTTCAGTATGCATGTGAAAGACCGCAAGACACGTGCCCATGGTGGAGCCAATTTGCCTTGGGGTGAAGGCGATACGCCTATTCCTGCTGTATTGAAATTGATGCAAAAGAATAAATACAAATTCCCGGCTACAGTAGAGTTGGAATACAAAATTCCTGAAGGTTCGAATTCTGTTGAAGAGGTGAAAAAGTGTCTGGAGTTTTGCAAAAGGGCCTTGGGCTGA
- a CDS encoding PH domain-containing protein: MDKHVYKSKIDRELIIFIALVFLFVAFLPLFFGASVREIWPSWGILVLTSLFVAYTFRSTEYTIQGQKLHIKSGFLYNSTVDISTIRQIKETRNPLSAPAASLNRLEIVYGKFGTVLISPKEKRDFMDHLLKINPEIDFRAKP, translated from the coding sequence ATGGATAAACACGTGTACAAGTCTAAGATTGATCGCGAATTGATCATTTTTATTGCCCTCGTTTTTTTGTTTGTCGCTTTTCTACCTCTTTTTTTCGGGGCATCGGTTCGCGAGATATGGCCCAGCTGGGGTATTTTAGTCTTGACCTCGCTTTTTGTAGCTTATACTTTTCGCAGTACGGAGTATACCATTCAAGGCCAGAAGTTGCACATCAAATCTGGCTTCTTGTACAACAGTACGGTAGATATTTCGACTATTCGGCAAATTAAGGAAACACGAAATCCTTTGTCTGCTCCTGCAGCTTCTTTGAATCGCTTAGAAATTGTCTACGGAAAGTTTGGCACTGTCCTAATATCGCCAAAAGAGAAGAGAGATTTTATGGATCATCTACTGAAAATCAACCCCGAAATTGATTTCAGAGCGAAACCGTAG
- a CDS encoding D-arabinono-1,4-lactone oxidase — translation MNRKKFIKTSSLLMAGGLIGPQIACSSSSENKAEMLRKNWAGNYTYKAEKLYEPSSLTELQELVKKLDKQKALGSTHCFNNIADSPQNQISTRKLNKVLGIDKEQKTVTLEAGIRYGDFAKELDEAGLALHNLASLPHITVAGACTTATHGSGVSLGNLATPVLAFEMVKPTGEIVQIDRSNPEFYGLLVGLGAVGIITKITLQAEDSFQVRQDVFQELPLESLANHFDEIMSSGYSVSLFTNWLDQKISQVWVKRRTDKELVDLGSDFFGAKAAERNLHPIVELSAENCTEQMGMPGPWYNRLPHFKMGFTPSGGEELQSEFFVPRENAVDAILALEKKRESINPELMITEIRTIAADEFWMSPCYKQDSVAIHFTWKQHAKEVMAILPMIEAELAPFAVKPHWGKLFTVSPETLHARYSKYPDFLALAEKFDPKGKFRNSYLDLNIYG, via the coding sequence ATGAACAGGAAAAAATTCATCAAAACCTCCTCGCTACTGATGGCCGGAGGACTCATTGGCCCGCAAATTGCATGCAGTTCATCTTCTGAAAATAAAGCCGAAATGTTACGTAAAAACTGGGCCGGAAATTATACCTACAAAGCGGAAAAGCTTTACGAGCCCAGTTCGCTTACGGAGCTGCAAGAGTTGGTAAAAAAGCTCGACAAACAAAAGGCCTTGGGTTCAACCCATTGTTTCAACAACATTGCCGATAGTCCTCAAAACCAAATTTCGACGCGAAAGCTGAATAAAGTGCTGGGCATCGACAAAGAGCAGAAAACCGTCACGCTCGAAGCCGGAATTCGCTACGGTGATTTTGCAAAAGAACTCGATGAAGCCGGACTTGCTTTGCACAATTTGGCCTCGCTTCCGCACATTACCGTAGCCGGAGCCTGCACCACCGCCACACACGGATCAGGTGTAAGTTTGGGAAATTTGGCCACGCCTGTACTCGCCTTCGAAATGGTGAAACCCACTGGTGAAATCGTTCAAATCGATCGCTCAAACCCCGAATTTTACGGCTTACTCGTTGGTTTGGGAGCGGTAGGCATTATTACCAAAATAACACTTCAGGCAGAAGACAGCTTTCAGGTGCGTCAGGATGTATTTCAAGAATTGCCTTTGGAGTCGCTGGCCAATCATTTCGACGAAATCATGAGCAGCGGGTACAGCGTAAGCCTGTTTACCAATTGGCTTGATCAAAAGATCAGCCAGGTTTGGGTGAAACGCCGTACGGATAAAGAGCTCGTAGATTTGGGAAGCGATTTTTTCGGAGCCAAGGCGGCCGAACGCAATCTTCACCCTATCGTCGAGCTTTCTGCCGAAAATTGCACCGAGCAAATGGGCATGCCTGGCCCTTGGTACAATCGCCTGCCACATTTCAAGATGGGTTTCACACCCAGCGGTGGAGAAGAATTGCAATCCGAATTTTTTGTTCCAAGAGAAAATGCTGTGGATGCCATTCTGGCATTGGAAAAGAAAAGAGAGAGCATTAATCCCGAATTGATGATCACCGAAATTCGCACCATCGCAGCCGATGAATTCTGGATGAGTCCGTGTTATAAGCAAGATAGCGTGGCCATTCACTTCACTTGGAAACAACACGCCAAAGAGGTAATGGCCATACTCCCCATGATCGAGGCCGAACTTGCTCCATTTGCTGTAAAACCGCATTGGGGAAAACTATTCACCGTATCGCCTGAAACTTTGCACGCACGCTATTCGAAATATCCCGACTTCTTGGCTTTAGCCGAAAAATTCGATCCAAAAGGAAAATTCAGGAACAGCTACCTCGATTTGAATATTTATGGATAA
- a CDS encoding OmpA family protein — protein sequence MKNKQIALLLLCFIPGILFAQNDKEGSKDHPLIQRFKDSYIYDYEETSFNPYIFFTGKGSTMGVEGKVFRIFYSLPTSSGSTYEIFTNYKNALTAKGATILYSCKNTKDCGNNLWNEISGNYLMPAYYGENLAYLAAKFSKDGLAYYIVVTPGYGLGEQGYEVDIVETKEMDQQISLDGIEKALNENGKVSLYGILFDSGSDKLQPSSYAEIELIAQYLKNHGDKKVYIVGHTDNTGNFDLNMGLSEKRAQAVVNALSSKYNISSAKMKPIGVGPAAPESNNTTDAGRKKNRRVEVVLNES from the coding sequence ATGAAAAACAAGCAAATTGCATTGCTACTCCTATGCTTTATTCCCGGGATTCTATTCGCCCAAAACGACAAAGAAGGCAGCAAAGATCATCCATTGATACAGCGTTTTAAAGATTCTTATATCTACGATTACGAGGAAACCTCTTTCAATCCCTATATTTTTTTTACAGGGAAGGGCAGCACCATGGGAGTGGAAGGGAAAGTCTTTCGTATTTTTTATTCTTTGCCCACAAGTTCGGGCTCGACCTACGAGATTTTCACCAATTACAAAAATGCTTTAACCGCCAAGGGTGCTACAATTTTGTATAGCTGCAAAAACACAAAAGATTGTGGCAACAACCTTTGGAATGAGATTTCGGGCAATTACCTGATGCCCGCTTATTATGGTGAAAACTTGGCCTATTTGGCAGCCAAATTCAGCAAAGACGGGCTGGCCTACTATATTGTGGTGACTCCCGGTTACGGTCTCGGTGAGCAAGGCTATGAAGTGGATATTGTGGAAACGAAAGAAATGGATCAACAGATCAGCCTCGACGGTATAGAAAAAGCCCTTAACGAAAACGGCAAAGTTTCTTTGTATGGCATTCTATTTGATTCAGGCTCAGACAAACTGCAGCCCAGCTCCTATGCCGAAATCGAATTGATTGCTCAATATTTGAAAAACCACGGCGACAAGAAAGTGTATATCGTAGGCCACACCGACAATACCGGAAATTTTGATTTGAACATGGGACTTTCCGAAAAAAGAGCCCAAGCGGTGGTGAATGCCTTAAGCTCGAAATACAATATTTCCAGTGCGAAAATGAAACCCATAGGCGTAGGACCGGCCGCTCCAGAAAGCAACAACACCACGGATGCCGGAAGGAAGAAAAACAGACGTGTGGAAGTAGTTTTGAACGAATCGTGA
- a CDS encoding alpha/beta hydrolase, whose translation MRTHIYTFILLLFTSYFTQAQKGEVVSDSLYARSLDNQFGEKSTRSVSVYLPPNYRTSDKKYPVIYFLHGFFGDDKMLEGMREILDFAINTHKIRPFILVIPDEKTTYDGSFYSNSGLFGNWEDFTAIDLVQYMDSHYRTIARKESRGITGHSMGGYGALKIAMHYPETFSSVYALSPGALAIVREYGPNSNTFKEFSQAKSLQDLDKTYFGKVILAFGRSWSPNPNKPPFFCDVPFEYRNEELFVRQDILTKWQANMPAYMIEDNLDNLQKLKAIKLDWGRNAGERFTIQCNMFSQRLENAGITHFSEEYIGTHTSGIYTKDGRIPNQMLPFFDFYLDFEE comes from the coding sequence ATGCGTACCCACATTTACACCTTCATTCTTTTGCTTTTTACTTCTTATTTTACTCAAGCCCAAAAAGGAGAAGTGGTGAGCGATTCGCTGTATGCCCGAAGCTTAGACAATCAATTCGGCGAAAAAAGTACGCGATCGGTTTCGGTGTACCTGCCGCCAAATTATCGCACATCCGATAAAAAATATCCAGTTATCTATTTCTTACATGGCTTCTTTGGCGACGATAAAATGTTAGAAGGCATGCGTGAGATCTTGGATTTTGCCATCAATACGCATAAAATCAGACCTTTTATTCTGGTTATTCCCGATGAAAAAACAACCTACGACGGCAGTTTCTACAGCAACTCGGGCCTATTTGGCAATTGGGAAGACTTTACCGCCATCGATCTGGTGCAATACATGGACAGCCATTATCGCACAATTGCCCGAAAAGAAAGTCGCGGTATCACGGGCCACAGCATGGGCGGATACGGAGCCTTGAAAATAGCCATGCACTATCCCGAAACCTTCAGCAGCGTGTATGCCCTCAGCCCTGGGGCTTTGGCTATTGTTCGCGAATACGGGCCCAACAGCAATACTTTTAAAGAGTTCTCACAAGCGAAGTCCTTACAAGATTTAGACAAAACCTATTTCGGGAAAGTGATTTTGGCCTTCGGCAGATCGTGGTCGCCCAATCCAAACAAGCCCCCGTTCTTTTGCGATGTGCCTTTCGAATACAGAAACGAAGAACTGTTTGTTCGCCAAGATATATTGACCAAATGGCAAGCCAATATGCCTGCCTATATGATTGAAGACAACCTCGACAATCTGCAGAAGCTGAAAGCAATCAAGCTCGATTGGGGCAGAAATGCGGGAGAACGGTTTACGATTCAGTGCAATATGTTCAGCCAAAGATTGGAGAATGCCGGTATTACACACTTTTCAGAAGAATATATCGGCACACATACCAGTGGCATTTATACGAAAGACGGACGTATTCCGAACCAAATGCTACCTTTCTTCGATTTCTATCTCGACTTTGAAGAGTAA
- a CDS encoding NAD(P)/FAD-dependent oxidoreductase, which translates to MQTFDVIIIGGSFAGLAAAMTLGRSRRKVLVIDAGSPCNKQTPHSHNFLTQDGKSPAEISKLAKAQVSKYPTVEFLEGFAQKAEKADTHFRVILDSGKEYTAKKLLLATGLKDQMPKKDGFAASWGISILHCPYCHGYEVVDKKIGIWGNGDAGFALAKLISNWSDKITLFTDGQSTLSAEQQQSLDKHHILLNEKEFVGFAHREGQVNKILFADGSAENLEAVFARVPFVQHSDIPKQLSCAFDEHGFVQVDEYQSTSVFGVFAAGDNTTGFRSVAMAVAAGSKAAAIINHQLIDEIF; encoded by the coding sequence ATGCAAACCTTTGACGTCATAATTATTGGAGGCAGCTTTGCCGGATTAGCCGCTGCAATGACCTTGGGGCGTTCTCGCCGAAAAGTCTTGGTCATCGATGCGGGTTCACCCTGCAACAAGCAAACCCCACATTCGCACAATTTCCTCACGCAAGACGGCAAAAGTCCAGCAGAAATCAGCAAACTCGCCAAAGCTCAAGTTTCGAAATATCCTACGGTTGAATTTCTCGAAGGCTTTGCCCAAAAAGCAGAAAAGGCCGATACACATTTTCGTGTCATTTTGGATTCTGGTAAAGAATATACCGCAAAAAAGCTGCTACTAGCCACTGGTCTGAAAGATCAAATGCCCAAAAAAGATGGCTTTGCGGCTTCTTGGGGCATATCCATTTTGCATTGCCCCTACTGCCATGGCTACGAAGTGGTCGACAAAAAAATTGGCATTTGGGGCAATGGCGATGCCGGTTTTGCTTTAGCCAAATTAATCTCCAATTGGTCGGATAAAATCACACTTTTCACCGATGGGCAAAGTACGCTCTCGGCCGAACAGCAGCAAAGTCTAGACAAGCATCATATTTTGCTTAACGAAAAAGAATTTGTGGGTTTCGCTCATCGTGAAGGACAAGTAAATAAAATACTTTTCGCAGATGGGAGTGCTGAAAATCTCGAAGCCGTATTTGCTCGGGTGCCTTTCGTTCAACACAGCGACATCCCCAAACAATTGTCTTGTGCATTCGACGAGCATGGCTTTGTCCAAGTGGATGAGTATCAAAGCACTTCGGTCTTCGGCGTATTTGCCGCGGGCGACAACACCACCGGTTTCCGATCGGTGGCCATGGCCGTTGCAGCGGGTTCAAAAGCCGCAGCGATTATCAATCACCAATTGATCGATGAAATTTTTTAA
- a CDS encoding DinB family protein: MTSFLKDIFSYQHHFNQEIIEFLSTHEDHSEGKNRALISHMLNAHQIWNSRIAGAQALGVHDLHSLEHCLVLDDQNFEKTLEILKNHALSESVVYSTSQGRQYENTVLEILFHASNHHTHHRGQIVANLRRGGITPPMTDYIFYKR; the protein is encoded by the coding sequence ATGACTTCATTCTTAAAAGATATATTTTCTTATCAGCACCATTTCAATCAGGAGATAATTGAGTTTTTAAGTACCCATGAAGACCATTCTGAGGGAAAAAACAGAGCGTTGATTTCGCATATGCTCAATGCTCATCAAATTTGGAACAGCCGTATTGCAGGTGCTCAGGCTTTGGGTGTACATGATTTGCACAGTCTAGAGCACTGTCTTGTTTTAGATGATCAGAATTTCGAGAAAACCTTGGAAATTTTGAAAAATCATGCCCTCTCCGAATCCGTCGTATACAGCACATCGCAAGGTAGGCAGTACGAAAATACGGTACTCGAAATTCTATTTCATGCCTCCAATCACCATACACATCATCGCGGACAAATTGTGGCCAACCTTAGGAGAGGCGGAATAACCCCGCCTATGACAGATTATATTTTCTACAAAAGGTGA